DNA from Polycladomyces zharkentensis:
CGGCAGGTTTGGATTTCAAGTGGAAACTTCCCCGCAAAAAAAGGATCAAGTCATCGAACGAGAGGGCTTGCGTTTTTTAGTAGGGGAAACCGATCGACTGTTGTTTCGCGAAGCACATATCGATTATTCTCCTTCGCTCTTGCGAGGCGGTTTCCACATACGAACCCGTGGGGGTTTTTTCGGCGACACATCCTCCTGACGATTCGATTCAAAC
Protein-coding regions in this window:
- a CDS encoding HesB/IscA family protein gives rise to the protein MLELTRSAARQLHALLKEQGLNPQEVYLRLTHSGVACGGRFGFQVETSPQKKDQVIEREGLRFLVGETDRLLFREAHIDYSPSLLRGGFHIRTRGGFFGDTSS